aaacaaaaaacGTAGGGTGTCTTCGCGGCATTACCCCACAAAGAAAAATAAGGCGATAAATTAAGATAGCTTACTCTACTTCTACGTTAGGCATGAATTCCGCTCTCAGGAATATTCCAAACACGTAAAAATAATATGAAGTTAAAGTGGACGACCTTGGGGAAACGCTTGAGAGAGAGGTAGTCCGGTTCCTGAAAGACGTCTCTCTTGAGTCGGGGACGCTGTATGCAGATGGAACTGAACTTGAAGACGATCGCTGGATATGCGATCACGAGCTTCGGGACAATTCCGGTGTTGACGTGCGCATCGAGCCTGTGAAGCTCGCGGTAATGGTGTTGCCGTGGAAAGTCGGCCTCAAAGCTGCATTTGCGCGGAACaaacgatcgaacaataaaacaGATCGAACGAGAAAAATAAGTCtaacaccggatgtacgtgattcgatcgtagagacctacgttcaCGGGGAGACCATCAACGAATTCCACTGTAGAACAAGCGATATGATTCGGAGGTTACAAACCACGCTCGAGTTACTCAAATATTTTATGTGTTTTTCCAGCCTTAATTACATTtaagaacgcacacagtatttAACCCTAAATTCTTctcgaaataatctctcaatctcataaagGAGTTAAACAAAACCTTAAACAAGATTTTCTATCGGCTATAAAGCACTTGCGATTCTTCCTTGGATGCAATTTCAAGAACAATCCGAAGACCCACCGCCAAAGCACCCAGCCCCTATAGGTAAATACTCGCAAATTGAGCACTACGGCGGCACTCACAATGAAAACAGCGGTTAGGGACTTGAATATCTCCTCCGCAAGCCTGTCCCAAACTAACGAGCATATATGGTTATATGCGACTTTTGGGAACACGTTaaaccagaaaaggaaaaaacctaTATCAGAATCCTAATAGAACTCAGTCAACAAAAGTCCAGGTTGACTttccttcctcctttttttttttttctcgccgGCTCCAACAGATAAATTCTGTTCTTGATCAAGATTTGAAATATACCAAACAGAAAATATATTTCCACGGCGGATGCTCATAATCTTGTACGCAAATCTTATATCCACATAGAATGTTTAAATTTTCGCTtggggctcaaattcgagatataTTTTTCACGATAACGGCGGAAGTGAAACATTTGGATAAATTGAAAGTCCCGCTCGAGAAGCTACAGCCGACACTGAAGTTCGATCTCCCTTCGAAGGGATACTTTTTCCTACATAATCAAAGTGGGATGGACGAAGATAAGTCATTCCAATGGCACGACGTCGAGATGGGCGACACTATTGAGGTTTTCAAGGGGGACGATTTCGCGATGAGGCCTGGTTCTTGCATCCGATTAACGGTTTCATTGGGAGATCTAGGGCATGATGACGATAAAGTTCTTAGTATGAAAACAGGTTAGAGGTCGGGTTTAGTGACAAATGCAATCCTCACTTTCCTTTTATGTCGGCTTGATTAAACCCTAATTTACcatttggtatgggcttgggagagctTGAGTTAGGTTACTTAGACAATTAGCTTAACAATCCATTAGCCTAGTCTAGGAAAATTTAGATCGCGAtaacttggcgactccactgggcaAATGtattgaatttcaaaattttaaacctaGTGGACTTCggccaattttcatttttattgaaAGCATTTTTGATTGGCGGTTTGGACTCCGGGTAAGTCCCCGACATcagtgttaaatgtttttgcaaaaAGCAGATATAAGAGGAGAAGTGTGTGGCTAACCTCTTTTCTTGCAGGTTGTGGAGTTGGgaatctatttttctattttctatatgATTAAAGCGGTGTATGATATAAACTATTGTGCATGTTGTAATTAAATTATCATTGCACACACTCATGCATAACCCGCCACTGGATCTGGGTGGCACAACTTAGGATGATACTAAGAAGGGGTTATCTAGCAAAATCTACCAAGCTATGAAAGTCCGCGCAACACCAACTCCAACCACGTAACTTGAGTCGCACTTCTTTATGTCCCGAGAAATCTCAAACACCCATCAAGTATTATTCGAGGGAAACACACCGGCAGATAGTACTTAAAGTATCAAACACAATCCAAAAACAGCAAGCCAACGCACTAACAGAAGCAAAACACACCAAAGCCTTTAAAAACAACAGAATGGAAATGAAGTTCCTTTTTATGACTTAGGATTGGGGGGTGCTGAGGTTGATGCTGGGTTGGTTCTCAACACATCGCACGCGAGATCCACATGAATCATCCATAAGCAACCATTTATTATCGCAATCACCGGTCACTTGCAACGGATGCTATGATCCATAGGAGCAATTCACAAGCTGTTGCTTCTCGCCAGAGCATGTCGCGGCCTTGAAGGAGCAGCTCTCTCGATCCCTGCGTGAGTGAGCAAAGCCCACAAGTGAGTCACAAACTCGCCTCCTTTAGTCAAATGCTCCGCATGCGCTCTCGCATCGTCTGAAGGCGCGACATACAACACCATTTCCACCCAAAACTCGGCCAGAATCCTCCAGATCACGTCCTTGCGTCTTATATCATTTGCGATCTGCTTCCCGAGCCGAGCACCCCGGTTGGTAACAGTTTCTCCACTTGCAGAAAGGCCACTGCGGTTCTCCTCCATCTTCTCAACCCAGTCCTCCATTTTCTCGCATTTTTTAAAGAAGTCCCTGGCTTCGATGACCGCCTGATCGAACACGTACTCGGCAGCATAAGGGTGATCCGGCAGTAGCCGTGGAGCAAAAGCGACCAAGTAAGCCAGATACTTGGATAAGCTAGTTGCCACGAGGAAACTCCTCCTCGTTGCTGGCGAGTCTGATCTTCCTAGCGGCAGTTGGTACTCACAGAAGCTAGTGGCGATGTGCCACACCATTATGACCTGAGTCTGTGTCTCAAGCCGGCACGCCCACAGCAGCTTCTGGGACTCATTGTCCATTCTCAGTGAGGCCTGTCCATTCTCCAATTTAGTACCGTAATTCGACTTCAGAGCATGAAACATCGCTTGCTTCACTTCTTCAGGCAATTGGATCGGCGTGCTCTGTCTCTGGCCGTCCCTAGTTTGATCAATATAGGTCGCCATAAACGCGTTGTTCAATAACCTGGAAGGGTTATACAAGTATGACTCGAGGAATGAGTGCTGACGAAGCTTTCGCTCCCAGGGCTTCAGCAACCGGACTTCACATACCAGTCTGATCATCCGCTCAATCCACATGTTCTCTCTTGCCATGACTTATTCTGCACATACTGGCAGATCCATATCACCTTAGCCCATACCGAGAAACCCATGAAGAAGAACTGCATGAGCTCTGCGACGACGAGCAAGATTATCATCACG
The sequence above is drawn from the Rhodamnia argentea isolate NSW1041297 chromosome 9, ASM2092103v1, whole genome shotgun sequence genome and encodes:
- the LOC115742934 gene encoding uncharacterized protein LOC115742934, translated to MARENMWIERMIRLVCEVRLLKPWERKLRQHSFLESYLYNPSRLLNNAFMATYIDQTRDGQRQSTPIQLPEEVKQAMFHALKSNYGTKLENGQASLRMDNESQKLLWACRLETQTQVIMVWHIATSFCEYQLPLGRSDSPATRRSFLVATSLSKYLAYLVAFAPRLLPDHPYAAEYVFDQAVIEARDFFKKCEKMEDWVEKMEENRSGLSASGETVTNRGARLGKQIANDIRRKDVIWRILAEFWVEMVLYVAPSDDARAHAEHLTKGGEFVTHLWALLTHAGIERAAPSRPRHALARSNSL